In the genome of Mycobacterium kansasii ATCC 12478, one region contains:
- a CDS encoding esterase-like activity of phytase family protein produces the protein MPMANTTRWWVATVAVSAALTACSSSASDFTGAHPGRVDLSTKAGTALTITPDRMLAATGGLTPVALGKPAHGKIAYAANGALTYTPDGGFTGTDELSVTVSRAVKTYAENQLPLVTMGGVAIKASAHGSGIAAVPGVSDEIYGLTDRGPNVDGRAPNERVFPVPDFQPHIAKLKLADGVATVERTIPLRGSDGSPLVGLVDRQANTGESAVDLDGMPLPTSDYGVDPEGLVATLDGNFWVSDEYGPYLIHFDANGKELERLSPFDGTLPKELSLRSPNRGMEGLTISPDGTMLAGIMQSALQTPGLQGSAKSVPLARIVTVNVVDPQIVHEYLYPLANPQDTDFAVSEITALSATTFLVVERDSKPAPNANKKIYAVDIAGATDVGPRSTVPGASYQPDAGGLLINGVPIETAIGVGTDADAVVAKLRAAGITVAAKTLKLDLEALLRTLSASGDFYGHDKIEGLITPDGGKTLVIANDSDFGLAGLASVTPPMRLRPKILPNGTQDSGEILVVDTTALPPKTESMKVPIKVR, from the coding sequence ATGCCCATGGCGAACACGACGAGATGGTGGGTTGCGACGGTAGCGGTATCGGCAGCGCTGACGGCCTGCTCGTCGAGCGCGTCCGACTTTACGGGTGCGCATCCGGGCAGGGTGGACCTGAGCACCAAGGCCGGAACCGCGCTTACGATCACCCCGGACCGGATGCTGGCCGCCACCGGAGGCCTGACACCCGTGGCCTTGGGTAAGCCAGCGCACGGAAAGATCGCATACGCCGCAAACGGGGCACTGACATATACCCCCGACGGCGGCTTCACCGGTACCGACGAACTCAGCGTCACCGTCAGTCGCGCCGTCAAGACCTACGCCGAGAATCAGCTGCCCCTGGTCACCATGGGCGGTGTCGCCATCAAGGCCAGTGCGCACGGGTCCGGGATAGCCGCGGTACCCGGCGTTTCCGATGAAATCTACGGCCTCACCGACCGCGGCCCCAATGTCGACGGGCGTGCCCCCAACGAAAGGGTGTTCCCGGTACCGGATTTCCAGCCGCATATAGCCAAGCTCAAGCTCGCCGACGGCGTGGCCACAGTCGAGCGGACTATCCCGCTGCGCGGTTCGGACGGCTCACCGTTGGTCGGGCTGGTCGACCGGCAGGCCAATACCGGCGAGTCGGCGGTCGACCTCGACGGCATGCCGCTGCCGACTTCGGACTACGGAGTCGACCCCGAGGGCTTGGTCGCCACGCTCGATGGCAACTTCTGGGTGTCCGACGAGTACGGCCCCTACCTCATCCACTTCGACGCCAATGGCAAAGAGCTGGAACGCCTTTCGCCCTTCGACGGCACATTGCCCAAGGAGTTGTCGCTGCGCAGCCCCAACCGCGGAATGGAGGGGCTGACCATCAGCCCCGACGGCACGATGTTGGCCGGGATCATGCAGTCGGCGCTGCAGACACCGGGGCTGCAGGGCTCCGCAAAATCGGTGCCGCTCGCCCGCATCGTGACCGTCAACGTCGTCGACCCCCAAATCGTCCACGAGTATCTGTATCCGCTGGCCAATCCTCAGGACACCGACTTCGCGGTATCGGAGATCACGGCGCTGAGCGCCACCACGTTCCTGGTCGTCGAGCGGGACAGCAAGCCTGCGCCCAACGCGAACAAGAAGATCTACGCGGTGGACATTGCCGGGGCCACCGACGTCGGCCCCCGCTCGACGGTGCCCGGTGCGTCGTATCAGCCCGACGCCGGCGGCCTGCTCATCAACGGCGTCCCGATCGAAACCGCCATCGGTGTAGGTACCGATGCGGACGCCGTCGTCGCCAAGCTCAGGGCCGCCGGGATCACCGTTGCCGCCAAGACGCTGAAGCTCGACCTTGAAGCTCTGTTGCGAACGCTGTCGGCCAGCGGTGATTTCTACGGACACGACAAGATCGAAGGCCTCATCACCCCAGACGGTGGTAAGACACTCGTCATCGCCAACGACAGCGATTTCGGCCTGGCCGGCCTGGCTTCGGTGACCCCGCCGATGCGTCTGCGGCCCAAGATCCTGCCCAACGGGACGCAGGACAGCGGCGAGATTCTCGTCGTCGACACGACAGCGCTGCCGCCGAAGACCGAATCAATGAAAGTTCCGATCAAAGTCCGCTGA
- a CDS encoding DUF5709 domain-containing protein, producing the protein MSNAYWAGPAAGEYGTEDDNQLQPEDTLIDRGVDDILDEGYSPPERPYAPGAFGPSETLDQLLAEEEPDPASRIDVLLDEDERQRSDEAEREAEFPRHGEVGRARAGRLVAPDLGFGEDTEAELVAEDVGISGGAASAEEAAMHIIEDGD; encoded by the coding sequence GTGAGCAATGCCTATTGGGCCGGCCCGGCGGCAGGTGAATACGGCACCGAAGACGACAATCAGCTTCAACCCGAGGACACGCTGATCGACCGGGGCGTCGACGACATCCTCGACGAGGGGTACTCCCCGCCGGAGCGTCCGTACGCACCTGGCGCCTTCGGCCCTTCCGAAACACTGGACCAGCTGCTTGCGGAGGAAGAACCGGATCCGGCGTCGCGAATCGATGTGTTGTTGGACGAAGACGAACGGCAACGCTCCGACGAAGCCGAGCGCGAAGCCGAGTTTCCGCGGCACGGCGAGGTCGGACGGGCCCGAGCGGGGCGCCTCGTCGCGCCTGACCTGGGCTTCGGCGAAGACACCGAGGCAGAACTGGTCGCCGAGGACGTCGGTATCAGCGGCGGCGCAGCCTCGGCTGAGGAAGCCGCGATGCACATCATCGAAGACGGCGACTAA
- a CDS encoding sulfotransferase family protein, with the protein MKSFFYFDWRTWWAMVQLVRFEQDPARRRRQYRTLCAVVPAMALLHAVTFALDPIVFPALRRTDVRQPVFVVGHARSGTTYLHRMLANDPRFSYVLLWEMFFPSLIEKKVLRAVLRWDQRLGGRLRRRIDALDERLFSKSNQVHESGLFAPEEDEFLLTMSCASGYWVVQYPRAQHLDFYYVDDRWPARKRRRVMQFYKECVRRQLVLNGPGKTHLSKAPIHCGRVESLIQTFPDAKFVVPVRNPYETIPSFLKLMQFAWSARRQSESDMQASFRSFVESSYHYYQHPLEVLDAHPEVPSVILNYRDLVTDPSGTMHQVYDKLGLDMAPEQEKALAAEKGREYRSGHSYSLEEFGLEADGIRIHLAPLFDRFGWEADRVG; encoded by the coding sequence GTGAAAAGCTTCTTCTACTTTGACTGGCGCACCTGGTGGGCGATGGTCCAACTGGTTCGCTTCGAGCAGGACCCTGCCCGGCGCCGGCGCCAGTACCGCACCCTGTGTGCCGTCGTCCCGGCCATGGCTCTTCTGCACGCGGTGACGTTCGCACTCGACCCGATCGTCTTCCCGGCGTTGCGGCGCACCGACGTCCGGCAGCCCGTCTTCGTGGTGGGTCACGCCCGCAGCGGCACCACTTACTTGCATCGGATGCTCGCCAATGATCCCCGGTTCTCGTATGTCCTGCTGTGGGAAATGTTTTTCCCGTCGCTCATCGAGAAGAAGGTTTTGCGGGCGGTGTTGCGGTGGGACCAGCGGCTGGGTGGCCGGCTGCGCAGGCGCATCGACGCCCTCGATGAACGGCTTTTCAGCAAGAGCAACCAAGTTCACGAGTCGGGGCTGTTCGCACCGGAGGAGGACGAGTTCCTGCTGACGATGTCGTGCGCCTCAGGCTATTGGGTCGTGCAGTATCCCCGGGCTCAGCACCTGGACTTCTACTACGTCGACGACCGGTGGCCGGCGCGCAAGCGGCGCCGCGTCATGCAGTTCTACAAAGAGTGCGTGCGCCGCCAACTGGTCCTCAATGGACCCGGCAAGACGCACCTGTCCAAGGCGCCGATTCACTGCGGCCGCGTCGAAAGCCTGATCCAGACCTTCCCGGACGCCAAATTCGTTGTGCCGGTGCGCAATCCGTACGAAACGATCCCGAGCTTCCTGAAGCTGATGCAGTTTGCTTGGTCGGCCCGTAGGCAATCGGAGAGCGACATGCAGGCGTCGTTCCGGTCGTTCGTGGAGTCGTCGTATCACTACTACCAGCACCCGCTGGAGGTGTTGGACGCCCACCCCGAGGTGCCCAGCGTGATTCTGAACTACCGCGACCTGGTGACCGATCCGTCCGGCACGATGCACCAGGTGTACGACAAGCTCGGTCTTGACATGGCCCCAGAGCAAGAGAAAGCGCTCGCGGCCGAGAAGGGGCGTGAGTACCGATCCGGTCACTCGTACAGCCTCGAAGAGTTCGGCCTGGAAGCCGACGGCATCCGTATCCACCTGGCGCCGTTGTTCGATCGGTTTGGTTGGGAGGCTGACCGTGTCGGATGA
- a CDS encoding TIGR03619 family F420-dependent LLM class oxidoreductase, with protein sequence MRFTFSDSMTRSEYLPRLVTAAESAGYHGFAIPDSIGYPQHSDAVYPYTADGDRSFLEGKEFIEPFVLAAYLGALTRRIRFNTFVVKFPVRSPVLAAKEAFSVATLTGNRLGLGVGIGSSPYPDDYLMAGVDPAGKGARLDEAIDIFRGLESGQFFEFHGRFYDVPSMKVCPVPTHPIPLLIGGHSEAALRRAATKADGWMHAGGPNDMLESMLGKLQAFRAEAGKSNEPFEIHVASPDGRSVDGCERLEGLGVTDVIVGFRNPYTKGEDPQPLADKVAKLERFAETVITKVSP encoded by the coding sequence ATGCGTTTCACCTTCTCGGACTCGATGACGCGTTCGGAGTATCTGCCCCGCCTCGTGACTGCAGCGGAATCTGCGGGGTACCACGGGTTCGCCATCCCCGATTCCATCGGCTATCCGCAGCATTCCGATGCTGTTTATCCGTACACCGCAGACGGTGACCGTAGCTTCCTGGAGGGCAAGGAGTTCATCGAGCCGTTCGTGCTCGCCGCCTATCTCGGTGCGCTCACCCGACGCATCCGCTTCAACACCTTCGTGGTGAAGTTTCCGGTCCGCTCACCCGTGCTGGCTGCGAAGGAGGCGTTCTCAGTGGCCACACTGACCGGCAACCGTCTCGGCCTCGGGGTCGGCATCGGTAGCAGTCCGTATCCCGACGACTACTTGATGGCCGGCGTTGACCCCGCCGGCAAGGGCGCCCGTCTCGACGAGGCGATCGACATCTTTCGGGGGCTGGAGTCCGGGCAGTTCTTTGAGTTCCACGGCCGCTTTTATGACGTGCCGTCGATGAAGGTCTGTCCGGTGCCCACTCACCCCATTCCGCTGTTGATCGGCGGCCACTCGGAGGCCGCCCTGCGGCGCGCGGCGACCAAAGCCGACGGGTGGATGCACGCGGGCGGTCCGAACGACATGCTGGAATCGATGCTGGGCAAACTGCAGGCGTTTCGCGCCGAGGCGGGAAAGTCGAACGAGCCCTTCGAGATTCATGTCGCCAGCCCCGACGGGCGCTCGGTTGACGGATGCGAGCGGCTGGAGGGCCTGGGTGTCACCGACGTCATCGTGGGTTTCCGAAATCCCTACACCAAGGGTGAAGATCCGCAGCCGCTGGCGGACAAGGTGGCCAAGCTCGAGCGCTTCGCCGAAACCGTCATCACCAAGGTCAGCCCCTGA
- a CDS encoding TetR/AcrR family transcriptional regulator, translated as MSGITFRGGVDRPIQRRRDKRAEQSVRRLLDAAVEELAESPYAELTVRGVAARAAVSPTTAYTYFKSKDTLIGEVYLRLLHDADTFVDVNDNAETRVKAQLRELLLLVADMPYLADACTTAIMADDPVMDDIRGRIAVEVSRRITASLGPGAATEVAATLHMVFSGAQMHARSTAGGYRAVADKLDDAVSLIMNSQRDPHTAGKH; from the coding sequence ATGTCCGGAATCACCTTCCGAGGCGGCGTCGATCGTCCCATCCAGAGGCGCAGGGACAAGCGCGCTGAGCAGAGTGTTCGCCGGCTTCTCGATGCCGCCGTCGAAGAACTGGCCGAGTCCCCATACGCCGAGCTGACCGTGCGCGGAGTCGCCGCCAGGGCCGCGGTTTCCCCGACCACCGCCTACACCTATTTCAAGTCGAAGGACACCCTGATCGGGGAGGTCTACCTACGACTCCTGCATGACGCCGACACCTTCGTCGACGTCAACGACAATGCCGAGACCAGGGTGAAGGCCCAGCTGCGAGAGTTGCTACTGCTCGTCGCGGACATGCCTTATCTCGCCGACGCATGCACGACGGCGATCATGGCCGACGACCCGGTGATGGACGACATTCGGGGACGGATCGCGGTGGAGGTCAGCCGTCGTATCACCGCGTCACTCGGGCCTGGCGCCGCAACCGAGGTCGCGGCAACCCTGCACATGGTGTTCTCCGGGGCGCAGATGCATGCCCGATCGACAGCGGGCGGCTACCGGGCCGTCGCCGACAAGCTCGACGACGCGGTATCCCTGATCATGAATTCGCAGCGAGACCCGCACACCGCCGGAAAACATTGA